In Bombus huntii isolate Logan2020A chromosome 3, iyBomHunt1.1, whole genome shotgun sequence, a single genomic region encodes these proteins:
- the LOC126864086 gene encoding dynein axonemal heavy chain 3 isoform X2: MISLKDLADGTWLWKTIQKEHIKTNKRCKNKILKTGKQENKMLTEEKMFQITEAEIPKSLEEKIDDILNESNKKPEELIKGKIHSKPIYFKNYCMSDSDLNYYDNTHLEAAKERISDRLRKLEERKIFICSFDELIMELQLEIIDTYKQFLIKPLRQEHPILIIRAPVPWHQSKLMAGHFMHYNLFIGNEILRNIQSLYFTKYYDVTIVKLEDLGTIPISANEIQPKMNLLCNKAVDQLVKYWLADVAEFFLEKKYAWSRFIEKHYDASISLIEKYFRSVNTLLSLQLRMMVMKTLNNIRDFFMEYSKGNYFKGDFEDLMFYKTPFITITVEPELGTIKLNCKPSILEVRAIISECFDKVIEVGTVIPKIETILFPELKKQEFLFSVSRYEESVLSIITDVLNVVSAHTMGPQIYLKCYEDFLYIIDGQAKRNLDNFFKIEPMPYLHEFEQKIKSYDQLREEISVFRNKIPLNLVEIDCTILNNTLRQILYDLRTIICNFFANELRSNNRDLCSNFDTIAENISKMPEKTQDVVELYNYLCESRDSTMFNLKRKLLRSVELILFLFNYQAPTDDDIHLNTRTITWPKEMETVMDLANTRLNMRKEYLEEVLRIRRDNFEQKIHNMKLAIDQFKKKDPPVLTMEEMEDAVLEIEHLSKGMEEIRIEVEEINEEEGLLDMELSPYLLVPTMSTVVNALDTLWHTVLDFHKNYDRWFNGPFSDLDAEEIKDETDNIWRTLYRLARILADIPGARKITEMIRGKVEKFKQYIPLLQIICTPGLQDRHWKQISKVVNVDIVPTPTSSLFDMVELGLLVHISRLEEISSAAIKEHALQQNLRRMKEEWTDVRFQFILYRETGVHILSAVDDIHQLLDDHILKAQTMRSSPFIKAFEEEMQAWENKLLQMQDIIDQWLMCQATWMYLEPIFSSEDIMRQMPTEAKHFRRMDKIWRKIMAYAVEHSRVLDATGMLNILQELTLCNSLLEEIQKGLNEYLEKKRLFFPRFFFLSNDELLEILSETKDPQRVQPHLKKCFEGISKLRFTKDEEIIGMLSDEEEYVPLSGKIYPADAKGMVEKWLCQVEELMRASLRDIAEESIIAYFDTVREEWIFSWPGQIVICCSQIHWTSEVCESFEDHSTRDYLQTCNHQIEKTVTLVRGRLEPGARITINALIVIDVHARDVVRLLIDKQVTNIMDFDWISQLRYYWLDNSILVTIITTSVAYAFEYLGNTPRLVITPLTDRCYRTLMSALKLNLGGSPEGPAGTGKTETAKDLAKAVAKQCVVFNCSDGLDFQAMGKFFKGLAQSGAWACFDEFNRIDLEVLSVIAQQILTIQMAISLQLEKFMFEGTEIKLNPTYYVIITMNPGYAGRQELPDNLKVLFRTVAMMVPDYAMIGEITLYSFGFIDAKNLAEKIVHTYKLCSEQLSSQNHYDYGMRAVKTVLTAAGNLKLKYPMQNESVLILQAIIDVNLPKFLAQDIPLFNGIYTDLFPDTSLPEPYREELIELVRNVLKKRNLQATPWYMEKIIQIYEMLLVRHGLMIVGRTLSGKTQAYQVLAEALGELAGKRRATMREFSTIYKIINPKAITLDQLYGSFDPVSHEWSDGVLANIFREFAQAISPERKWIVFDGPVDAIWIESMNTVLDDNKKLCLMSGEIIQMSHKMNMMFEPADLEHASPATVSRCGMIYMEPSQLGWNALFDSYKTYLKNKLLIEQYELIIELIEWLTEPILYFVQYYCKTFVEASDLHMFLSFTKLFTAMLDGETQVSTVWLQCVLLFSMIWGMCSTLTSDSRKAFDVYLRKLSLGNVEEYPKPKAFKLTKQQLFPDKGTVYDWIYDKRNNGSWIPWMDTTLQASLLPDVKSNGLIIPTTEVVIQYFFIRNLLHRAIPILFVGPTGTGKSVIVLDYLQFLPRQKYIENIVNFSARTTAAQTQEIVMSKLDRRRKGVYGPQMGKKCVLFVDDLSMPQVEQYGAQPPIELIRQWVDHGHWFDLKDTTMLYLVDMFLICAMLPPGGGSNMVTPRLTRHMHIIGIDFFEEVTMTKIFSSILDSHFAKGFVSEISRLGKMIVNATMDIFLNAIKTFLPTPAKSHYTFNLRDFSRVIKGILLVPASKMKDPDKLIRLWVHEVYRVFHDRLVDDNDRETLFEMVQYTCYDQLRQPLGKVLNRLLQEGETITSSHMRDLFFGNYIEPDAEPKIYDEVIDLEDLQQKMDYYLTEYNMLSKTPMSLVLFRYAIEHVSRTSRILQQESGNALLIGIGGSGRSSCAKLATNMCEYILYQIEITTTYEFSEWREDLKKLLLRVGCDGKSTTFIFGDHQIKDESFVEDINMVLNTADVPNLYDTEEKAEILDKMTNIMHSIGGRKVEITPMILYNLFLERIIKNLHWILTMSPIGDKFRNRLRMFPSLINCCTIDWYTVWPEDALEKVARVSLQNVNISMDLREKCVYMSKKFHISIALASEDYYKTQGRRYYITPTSFLELIKSFCRLYDQKIKEITEQQMRYEMGLERLDFAAEQIAVMKQELQALQPKLLAQSELSNKLMVRIEQDTINIEARKEIVGAEEALANEAAAAAQAIKDDCESDLAEATPALEAALTALDTLKPADISIVRSMKSPPAGVRLVMEAICVLKGIKPEKVQDPATGRVVEDYWPASIRILGDMRFLESLKNFDKDNIPPTYMKIIREKFINDRGFQPEAIKKVSTACEGLCKWVRAIEVYDRVIKVVAPKQAMLAEAEAALAKQMEALNAKRALLQEVTQKLQSLNDEFAECMREKKKLEDQIDYCKKKLDRAEKLLSGLSGEKNRWQETATILGASLNNVIGDVLLSSGVVAYFGAFTIEYRNKLIAEWHKSCVETAIPCGRKFNLIDILGKQVEIRAWIIFGLPADNFSVENGIIVKNADRWPLMIDPQNQANKWIKNMEKENNLSVIKLSDPNYVKIVDTCIQLGTPVLLENILEEIDAILEPVLLKNIYKERGILYMKFGENIIEYNSDFRFYITTRLRNPHYLPEVVVKVTLLNFMITPQGLQDQLLGIVVAKELPVLEERKNQLIIEGAKNKKILEEIEDKILEVLSASEGNILEDETAITILSTSKTLAEDIEAKQEVAAKTAIEIDNARNEYKPVSRHGSVLFFCISELANIDPMYQYSLPWFIHLYEMSIANSERSENLNNRIKNLNTYFTASIYRNVCRSLFEKDKLIFSFVLCGGLLRADKKIDEELWTFLLAGDVALDNPYPNPGSPWLTDKSWNEIVRATNLPELGKLQQSFETQTLYWKAYYDSSNPQEESFPYPFQNEGENLKKLIILKCIRPDKIVAAVRMFVIYNMGQSFVEPPPFDLQACYSDSSNVTPLVFILSPGSDPMAGLIRFSEDYGVPKENLMSISLGQGQGPIAVNMINRGIKRGEWVVLQNCHLAVSWMKELDRICDEIIIPENTHPKFRLWLTSYPSKDFPISILQNGVKMTNEPPKGLKNNLLRSYLNDPISDTKFFNSCNKISEWRSLLFSLCFFHAVVQERRNFGPLGWNIPYEFNESDLRISMLQLQLFLNDYEQVPFDALLYLTGECNYGGRVTDDKDRRLLNSLLKQYYNEEVITNPRYCFTPSCIYRLPENTDYHGCLEYIRNLPIIQHPEVFGLHENADITKDNQESLQLLKGTLLTQPHITSVGVERDIDDVVYGLCDDILSKLTSRFDILEISKKYPVLYINSMNTVLRQELIKFNNLVDTIKTTLVDVQKAIKGLVLMSSELEEVFLSMSIGTVPITWSKRSYPSLKSLASYINDLLDRLAFFQDWIDHDAPTVFWISGFFFTQSFLTGVLQNYARKNKIPIDRLDFQFEVTQFETDVKTAPSYGVYIRGLYLEGARWNRQLQEIDESEPKIMFDLLPVMWLKPGIKAEFIIEYVYHCPVYKTSERRGVLATTGHSSNFVLYILLPTHVDESHWIKRGVACLCQLDD; encoded by the exons caaagtttatattttactaa aTATTATGACGTAACGATCGTTAAGCTTGAAGATTTAGGAACTATCCCCATTTCAGCAAATGAAATACAGCctaaaatgaatttattatgtAACAAAGCTGTGGATCAACTTGTTAAGTATTGGCTGGCTGACGTTGCTGAATTTTTTTTAGAGAAGAAATACGCTTGGTCTCGTTTTATTGAGAAACATTATGATGCATCTATATCActgattgaaaaatattttagaagtGTAAATACTCTTTTATCTTTACAATTGCGAATGATGGTGATGAAAACGTTGAATAATATTAGAGATTTTTTTATGGAATACAGTaaaggaaattattttaagGGTGATTTTGAGGATCTAATGTTTTACAA AACTCCCTTTATAACAATAACAGTAGAGCCAGAACTTGgtacaattaaattaaattgtaaacCGAGTATTTTAGAAGTACGTGCAATTATTTCAGAATGTTTTGATAAAGTTATTGAAGTTGGGACAGTGATTCCAAAAATTGAAACGATTTTATTTCCTGAATTGAAGAAGCAGGAGTTCTTATTCTCTGTATCACGATATGAAGAATCG GTTTTAAGCATAATCACTGATGTACTAAATGTTGTCAGTGCTCATACGATGGGTCCacaaatttatttgaaatgttACGAAGATTTTTTGTACATAATCGATGGCCAAGCTAAACGAAATTTAGACAACTTTTTTAAGATTGAACCCATGCCATATCTACATGAATttgaacaaaaaataaaaagttacgACCAACTTAGAGAAGAAATTTCAGTGTTTCGTAACAAG attCCTCTGAACTTGGTAGAAATTGATTGCACCATTTTAAATAACACTTTAAGGCAAATCCTTTATGATCTTCGCacaattatttgtaatttctttGCAAATGAGTTACGATCCAATAATCGAGATTTGTGCTCTAATTTTGATACAATagcagaaaatatttcaaaaatgcCTGAAAAGACTCAAGATGTTGTTGAGTTGTACAATTACTTGTGCGAGAGTCGAGATTCGACCATGtttaatttgaaaagaaaattattgcGTTCTGTAGAATtgattttattcctttttaattATCAAGCACCAACGGATGATGACATTCACTTAAATACTCGCACCATCACATGGCCGAAAGAAATGGAAACCGTAATGGATCTAGCAAACACAAGATTAAATATGAGAAAAGAATATCTTGAGGAAGTATTGCGTATAAGAAGGGATAATTTTGAACAAAAAATACATAACATGAAATTGGCAATCGACCAATTTAAGAAGAAGGATCCACCTGTACTGACTATGGAGGAGATGGAAGATGCGGTATTGGAAATTGAACATCTTTCTAAAGGGATGGAAGAAATTAGGATAGAAGTTGAAGAGATCAATGAAGAAGAAGGACTTTTAGACATGGAATTGAGTCCATACTTATTAGTTCCCACGATGTCAACGGTTGTCAATGCACTCGATACTCTATGGCATACGGTATTAGATTTTCATAAGAATTATGATAGATGGTTCAATGGTCCATTTTCTGATCTCGATGccgaagaaattaaagatGAGACTGATAATATCTGGCGCACATTATATAGGCTGGCTCGTATTCTTGCCGACATTCCGGGTGCgcgaaaaattactgaaatgATTCGTGGAAAAGTAGAGAAGTTCAAACAATACATCCCacttttacaaattatttgtaCTCCTGGATTACAGGACCGACATTGGAAGCAAATTAGCAAAGTAGTAAATGTGGATATAGTACCAACGCCCACAAGTAGTCTCTTTGACATGGTAGAACTGGGATTATTGGTTCATATAAGTAGACTTGAAGAAATATCGTCTGCTGCTATCAAAGAACACGCGCTCCAACAAAATTTACGAAGGATGAAGGAAGAATGGACAGATGTTAGGTTTCAATTCATACTATATCGTGAAACTGGTGTTCACATATTATCCGCTGTAGATGATATTCATCAATTATTGGACGATCATATTTTGAAAGCTCAAACGATGAGAAGTTCTCCCTTTATAAAAGCTTTCGAAGAGGAGATGCAGGCGTGGGAAAATAAATTACTGCAAATGCAGGATATCATTGATCAGTGGTTAATGTGTCAAGCAACTTGGATGTATCTGGAACCGATATTTAGCAGCGAAGATATAATGCGTCAAATGCCGACAGAAGCGAAGCATTTTAGAAGGATGGATAAAATTTGGCGTAAGATCATGGCATACGCTGTCGAACATAGTCGTGTACTTGATGCTACAGGTATGCTAAATATATTGCAAGAATTAACGTTATGTAACTCATTATTGGAAGAAATACAGAAAGGTTTAAACGAATATCTAGAGAAGAAACGTTTGTTCTTCCCAAGGTTTTTCTTTCTGTCAAATGACGAACTCTTAGAAATACTCTCTGAAACTAAGGATCCACAGAGAGTACAGCCCCACTTGAAGAAGTGTTTTGAAGGTATTAGTAAATTGCGATTTACTAAAGATGAAGAAATTATTGGAATGTTATCGGATGAAGAAGAGTATGTTCCATTAAGTGGAAAGATTTATCCAGCGGATGCAAAAGGCATGGTTGAGAAATGGTTGTGTCAAGTAGAAGAACTTATGAGAGCTTCCCTTCGAGACATTGCCGAGGAAAGTATTATCGCATATTTCGATACTGTTAGAGAAGAATGGATATTTTCTTGGCCTGGTCAAATTGTTATTTGTTGCAGTCAAATACATTGGACTAGCGAAGTTTGCGAATCATTCGAAGATCATTCTACGAGAGATTATTTACAGACATGTAATCATCAAATAGAAAAAACGGTCACTTTAGTGAGAGGTAGATTGGAACCGGGCGCGAGAATAACAATAAATGCTTTGATTGTGATAGATGTTCATGCTCGAGATGTAGTACGACTGCTCATTGACAAACAAGTGACTAACATTATGGATTTTGATTGGATATCACAACTGAGATATTATTGGTTGGACAATAGTATTTTGGTCACAATAATTACGACCTCTGTAGCATATGCTTTCGAGTATCTTGGGAATACTCCAAGACTTGTAATAACACCATTAACTGATCGATGCTACAGAACTTTAATGAGtgcattaaaattaaatcttGGTGGTTCACCCGAAGGCCCCGCAGGAACTGGTAAAACAGAAACAGCAAAAGATCTTGCAAAAGCTGTCGCTAAACAATGCGTCGTTTTCAATTGTTCGGATGGACTTGATTTTCAAGCAATGGGTAAATTTTTTAAAGGGCTTGCACAATCTGGAGCATGGGCCTGTTTTGATGAATTTAACAGAATAGATCTAGAAGTTCTCTCGGTGATTGCTCAGCAAATTTTAACCATTCAGATGGCTATAAGTTTACAATTGGAGAAATTTATGTTTGAGGGTACAGAGATTAAATTAAATCCCACTTACTATGTTATCATAACAATGAATCCTGGTTATGCTGGACGTCAAGAACTTCCTGATAATTTAAAAGTTCTTTTCCGTACAGTAGCAATGATGGTACCAGATTACGCTATGATAGGagaaattactttatattCTTTCGGTTTCATAGACGCCAAGAATCTTGCAGAGAAGATAGTTCATACGTATAAATTATGTTCTGAACAATTAAGTTCACAAAATCATTATGATTATGGCATGCGAGCTGTAAAAACCGTGCTTACTGCTGCTGGAAATTTGAAGTTGAAATATCCCATGCAAAATGAATCTGTTTTGATTCTTCAAGCGATCATTGACGTCAATCTTCCGAAATTTTTGGCTCAAGATATTCCTCTATTTAATGGGATATACACAGATCTTTTCCCTGATACCAGTTTACCAGAACCTTATCGCGAGGAATTAATAGAATTAGTTAGAAATGTTTTGAAGAAACGAAATCTTCAAGCCACGCCTTGGTACATGGAAAAAATAATCCAAATTTACGAGATGTTGTTGGTACGTCATGGTTTGATGATCGTAGGTCGTACATTAAGCGGAAAAACCCAAGCGTATCAGGTTTTGGCCGAAGCTTTGGGCGAGTTAGCTGGTAAAAGACGCGCTACTATGAGAGAATTTTCAACGATTTATAAGATTATTAATCCAAAAGCTATTACTTTGGATCAGTTATATGGTAGTTTTGATCCAGTATCGCACGAATGGAGCGATGGTGTCTTGGCAAACATTTTCAGGGAATTTGCACAAGCTATATCGCCCGAACGGAAGTGGATAGTTTTCGATGGACCTGTTGATGCTATATGGATTGAAAGTATGAATACGGTGCTTGATGATAATAAGAAACTCTGCCTGATGTCTGGAGAAATTATACAAATGTCACATAAAATGAATATGATGTTTGAACCAGCTGATTTGGAACATGCTTCACCAGCTACTGTCAGTAGATGTGGCATGATTTATATGGAGCCATCTCAACTTGGTTGGAATGCATTATTTGACTCATACAAAACATACCTTAAAAATAAGTTACTTATCGAACAATATGAGTTAATTATTGAATTGATCGAATGGTTGACAGAGCCAATTCTGTATTTTGTACAGTATTATTGCAAAACATTTGTGGAAGCGTCAGATCTTCATATGTTCTTA TCTTTTACAAAACTTTTCACTGCAATGCTGGATGGAGAAACACAAGTTAGCACAGTTTGGCTTCAAtgtgttttattatttagtatGATTTGGGGAATGTGTTCAACACTAACGAGCGATAGCAGGAAGGCTTTTGACgtttatttaagaaaattatcaCTTGGAAATGTCGAAGAATATCCGAAACCAAAAGCTTTTAAATTGACGAAACAGCAGCTTTTTCCTGATAAGGGAACCGTTTACGATTGGATATacgataaaagaaataatggaTCTTGGATACCGTGGATGGACACAACGTTacaa GCGTCTTTGTTACCCGATGTAAAATCAAATGGATTGATTATACCAACAACTGAAGTAGTAATTCAGTATTTCTTTATCAGAAATCTTCTACATAGAGCAATACCTATTTTATTTGTTGGGCCAACTGGTACCGGCAAATCAGTTATTGTATTAGATTATTTGCAGTTTCTACCTagacaaaaatatatagagaATATTGTAAACTTCAGTGCTCGTACCACTGCTGCTCAAACCCAAGAGATAGTGATGTCTAAGTTAGATCGTAGAAGGAAAGGTGTATACGGCCCACAAATGGGAAAGAAATGCGTACTATTCGTTGACGATCTAAGTATGCCGCAGGTAGAACAATACGGAGCTCAACCGCCAATTGAACTCATCCGTCAATGGGTGGATCATGGGCACTGGTTCGATTTAAAAGATACGACAATGTTATACTTAGTGGATATGTTTCTAATTTGTGCTATGTTGCCACCCGGAGGTGGTTCCAACATGGTCACACCCAGATTAACTCGGCACATGCATATAATTGGTATCGACTTTTTTGAAGAGGTGACAATGACCAAAATCTTCTCCTCGATTCTTGATTCGCACTTTGCAAAGGGATTTGTATCAGAAATTTCAAGATTAGGAAAAATGATTGTAAACGCAACGATGGATATATTTCTCAACGCGATCAAAACCTTTCTACCTACTCCAGCAAAAAGTCATTATACATTTAATTTGCGTGACTTCAGCCGGGTTATTAAGGGTATACTTTTGGTACCAGCCTCTAAAATGAAGGACCCGGATAAACTAATTAGACTATGGGTTCACGAAGTGTATAGAGTTTTCCATGACAGACTGGTGGATGATAACGATCGAGAAACATTGTTTGAAATGGTTCAGTATACTTGTTACGATCAGTTACGACAACCGCTGGGAAAAGTACTTAACAGACTATTACAAGAAGGAGAAACAATAACAAGTTCTCACATGCGTGACCTCTTCTTTGGTAATTATATAGAACCCGATGCTGAACCGAAAATATATGATGAAGTGATAGATCTTGAAGATTTACAACAAAAAATGGACTATTATTTAACAGAGTACAATATGCTTTCTAAGACACCTATGTCGTTAGTTTTATTCAGATATGCTATTGAACACGTTTCTCGCACTTCACGAATATTGCAACAAGAAAGTGGAAATGCACTTCTAATAGGAATAGGTGGATCGGGTAGAAGTTCGTGCGCTAAATTGGCAACTAACATGTGCGAATATATTCTGTATCAGATTGAAATTACTACGACTTACGAATTTTCGGAATGGCGAGAAGACCTAAAAAAGTTGTTATTACGTGTCGGATGTGATGGAAAATCCACTACCTTTATTTTTGGCGATCATCAAATAAAGGATGAATCTTTCGTCGAAGATATAAATATGGTTTTAAACACTGCCGATGTACCAAATTTATACGATACTGAAGAAAAAGCTGAAATCTTAGATAAAATGACGAATATAATGCATAGCATTGGTGGGAGAAAAGTTGAAATTACTCCTATGATTCTTTACAACTTATTCCTCGAGAGGATAATAAAAAACCTTCACTGGATTTTAACAATGTCTCCAATAGGAGATAAGTTTAGAAATCGCTTGCGAATGTTCCCCTCACTGATAAACTGCTGTACTATTGATTGGTATACAGTTTGGCCTGAAGATGCCCTAGAAAAGGTAGCACGAGTATCGTTGCAAAATGTTAACATCAGTATGGATTTACGAGAAAAATGTGTTTACATGTCTAAAAAGTTCCATATAAGTATCGCATTGGCTAGTGAAGATTATTATAAGACACAAGGTAGAAGATACTACATAACACCGACGAGTTTCTTAGAACTTATTAAATCGTTTTGCAGGCTGTATGATCaaaaaatcaaagaaattaCCGAGCAACAAATGCGGTACGAAATGGGATTGGAAAGGTTGGATTTCGCAGCAGAACAAATAGCGGTTATGAAACAGGAACTTCAAGCCTTGCAACCTAAATTACTGGCACAATCCGAGTTGAGCAATAAGCTTATGGTTAGAATAGAGCAGGATACTATCAACATTGAAGCAAGAAAGGAGATTGTAGGTGCAGAAGAAGCTTTGGCAAACGAAGCTGCAGCTGCTGCACAGGCTATAAAAGATGATTGCGAAAGCGATTTAGCCGAAGCTACACCTGCATTAGAAGCTGCTTTAACTGCGCTGGATACCTTGAAACCTGCCGACATTAGTATTGTGCGATCAATGAAAAGTCCACCAGCGGGCGTAAGATTAGTAATGGAAGCTATTTGCGTTTTAAAAGGAATCAAACCTGAAAAAGTTCAAGATCCAGCAACTGGTCGAGTTGTGGAAGATTACTGGCCAGCTTCTATAAGGATATTGGGCGATATGAGATTTCTcgagagtttgaaaaactttGATAAAGACAACATACCACCGACATACATGAAAATAAttcgtgaaaaatttataaatgacAGAGGTTTTCAACCGGAAGCTATTAAAAAGGTTTCCACGGCATGTGAAGGTCTTTGCAAGTGGGTACGAGCGATTGAAGTTTATGATCGAGTGATTAAAGTCGTTGCACCAAAACAAGCAATGCTGGCAGAAGCTGAAGCCGCCCTTGCCAAACAAATGGAGGCTTTAAACGCTAAGAGAGCCCTTCTTCAGGAAGTTACTCAGAAGTTACAGTCGCTCAATGACGAATTTGCCGAGTGCAtgagagagaagaagaagctCGAAGATCAAATTGATTACTGCAAGAAAAAATTAGATAGAGCTGAAAAATTGTTAAGTGGTTTAAGCGGAGAGAAAAATAGATGGCAAGAAACAGCTACGATATTAGGTGCAAGCCTTAATAATGTTATTGGCGACGTTTTATTGTCTTCAGGAGTAGTCGCATATTTTGGAGCCTTCACAATAGAgtacagaaataaattaatcgcAGAATGGCACAAATCTTGTGTAGAAACAGCAATTCCATGTGGAAGAAAGTTTAATTTGATTGATATTTTAGGTAAACAAGTAGAAATTAGAGCATGGATCATTTTTGGTTTACCGGCAGATAACTTTTCTGTGGAAAATggaataattgtaaaaaacGCTGATCGATGGCCACTTATGATCGACCCGCAAAATCAAGCAAACAAATGGATAAAAAATAtggagaaagaaaataatttatcagtTATTAAACTTTCTGATCCAAATTATGTGAAAATAGTGGACACTTGTATACAGCTTGGCACACCTGTTTtgttggaaaatattttagaagaaATAGACGCGATATTAGAACCTGTgcttcttaaaaatatttacaaagaaCGTGGTATCTTATATATGAAGTTTGGTGAAAAcataattgaatataattctGATTTTCGATTTTATATTACGACGCGTTTAAGGAATCCACATTATTTACCAGAGGTAGTTGTGAAAGtaacattattaaattttatgattACACCTCAAGGACTTCAGGATCAGTTACTAGGTATAGTCGTTGCTAAGGAATTACCCGTACTGGAAGAACGCAAGAATCAGTTGATTATAGAAGGtgcaaagaataaaaagatattgGAGGAAATAGAGGATAAAATTTTAGAAGTTTTATCCGCTTCGGAGGGCAATATTTTGGAGGATGAAACAGCAATTACGATATTGTCAACTTCGAAAACACTGGCAGAAGACATCGAAGCCAAGCAAGAGGTAGCTGCTAAAACAGCGATAGAAATTGATAATGCTCGTAATGAATATAAACCTGTTTCGAGGCACGGGTCTGTTCTGTTCTTCTGTATTTCCGAATTGGCAAACATTGATCCTATGTACCAGTATTCTTTACCGTGGTTCATTCATCTCTATGAAATGTCAATAGCAAACAGTGAAAGGAGCGAAAATctaaataatcgaataaaaaatttaaatacatatttcacaGCTAGCATTTATAGAAACGTGTGTCGTTCTTTATTTGAAAAGGATAAATTGATATTCTCTTTTGTTCTGTGTGGTGGTCTTTTACGTGCTGATAAAAAGATAGATGAAGAACTTTGGACATTTTTGTTGGCAGGTGACGTAGCTCTAGATAATCCTTACCCTAATCCTGGCTCTCCTTGGTTAACTGATAAATCTTGGAATGAAATAGTTAGAGCTACAAATTTACCTGAACTTGGAAAGCTACAACAATCCTTTGAAACACAAACGTTATATTGGAAGGCTTATTATGACTCATCTAATCCTCAGGAGGAATCTTTTCCATATCCATTCCAAAATGAGGGAGAAAATTTAAAGAAGCTAATTATACTTAAATGTATAAGACCAGATAAAATTGTGGCTGCTGTGCGAATGTTTgttatatataacatgggACAGTCTTTTGTAGAACCACCGCCATTTGATCTTCAAGCATGTTATAGCGATTCTAGTAACGTAACTCCTCttgtttttattctttctcCTGGATCTGATCCAATGGCAGGCTTAATTAGATTTTCAGAAGATTATGGAGTACCAAAAGAGAATTTGATGTCTATATCATTGGGACAAGGTCAAGGTCCAATAGCAGTGAACATGATAAATAGAGGAATAAAAAGAGGAGAGTGGGTAGTACTTCAAAATTGCCATTTGGCAGTGTCTTGGATGAAAGAATTGGACAGAATTTGcgatgaaattattatacCAGAAAATACGCATCCCAAATTTCGATTATGGTTAACCAGCTATCCATCGAAGGATTTTCCAATCTCTATTTTACAAAATGGAGTTAAAATGACTAATGAACCACCAAAAGGATTGAAGAATAATCTACTGAGGAGTTATTTGAATGATCCCATATCAGACACAAAGTTCTTTAACAGCTGTAATAAAATAAGTGAATGGAGGAGCCTCCTTTTTTCTCTATGCTTTTTTCATGCTGTTGTTCAAGAAAGACGTAATTTTGGCCCATTAGGCTGGAATATACCATATGAATTTAATGAATCAGATCTCCGCATTAGTATGTTACAACTACAG CTCTTTTTAAATGATTATGAGCAAGTACCATTTGATGCACTTCTCTATTTAACGGGTGAATGTAATTACGGTGGCCGTGTAACTGATGATAAGGATAGACGTTTGCTGAATTCATTATTGAAACAATACTACAATGAGGAAGTTATTACCAATCCACG gTATTGCTTTACACCAAGTTGTATATATCGTCTACCAGAAAATACAGATTATCACGGCTGTCTAGAATATATTCGTAATCTGCCAATTATCCAACACCCAGAAGTATTTGGTTTACACGAAAATGCAGATATAACAAAAGATAATCAGGAATCATTGCAGCTACTTAAAGGGACTCTATTAACTCAACCACATATTACTAGCGTGGGAGTTGAGAGAGATATCGACGATGTGGTTTACGGTCTATGCGATgacattttatcaaaattaacGTCGCGATTtgatattttagaaatttctaaaaaatatcCAGTGCTCTATATAAATAGTATGAATACGGTTCTCCGTCAAGAActcattaaatttaataaccTCGTTGATACGATTAAAACTACTTTAGTAGATGTACAAAAAGCCATTAAAGGACTGGTTCTAATGTCATCTGAGTTGGAAGAAGTTTTTCTCAGTATGAGTATTGGTACAGTGCCAATTACCTGGAGTAAAAGATCTTATCCTTCGCTAAAATCACTCGCAAGTTATATTAATGACTTATTAGACAGATTAGCATTTTTCCAAGACTGGATAGATCATGATGCACCAACTGTGTTTTGGATATCTGGCTTCTTTTTTACTCAATCTTTTCTTACGGGAGTCTTGCAAAATTATGcccgtaaaaataaaattccaatcGACAGATTAGATTTTCAATTTGAAGTAACTCAGTTTGAAACTGATGTAAAAACAGCACCATCTTATGGAGTTTACATAAGG gGTCTATATTTAGAAGGAGCAAGATGGAATAGGCAGTTACAAGAAATTGATGAATCTGAACCAAAGATAATGTTTGATCTCCTTCCTGTAATGTGGTTGAAACCCGGTATAAAAGCtgaatttattattgaatacGTATATCATTGCCCTGTATACAAAACAAGCGAAAGACGTGGCGTTTTGGCTACTACTGGTCATTCTTCCAactttgtattatatattttattaccaaCACACGTTGACGAGTCTCACTGGATTAAAAGAGGAGTAGCTTGCTTGTGTCAACTTgatgattaa